In the genome of Desulfuromonas sp., one region contains:
- the rsgA gene encoding ribosome small subunit-dependent GTPase A has protein sequence MTEPLYGLPELGWSHFFQQQLSIEELELYSPARIFATHGQLIDIIGVDGRDQVSLPGTWKHLEPEDLPTIGDWLLIESETHQPVSLLQRKSLFRRMASGRDARVQLLAANVDTLFIVTSCNRDFNLSRLERYLALALDAGVEPVLVLTKVDLIDSVDAFRQEAESLRPGLVVELVNSRDHDSVENLRTWCSVGQTVALVGSSGVGKSTIINSLCGEQRQATGEIRDADARGRHTTTSRSLHFLPDGGLLLDSPGMRELQLSECVEGIAEVFDEVEAVARLCKFRDCQHEGEKGCAIETALENEELDPRRVENYLKLQAEQKRMSETLVEKRRKDKAFGKMVKTAMSVKKKGKGD, from the coding sequence ATGACTGAACCGCTTTACGGATTACCTGAACTCGGCTGGAGTCATTTTTTCCAGCAACAGCTCTCCATCGAAGAACTCGAACTTTATTCACCAGCCCGTATATTCGCCACCCACGGACAGTTGATCGATATCATCGGAGTAGATGGCCGCGATCAGGTCTCTCTGCCGGGAACCTGGAAGCATCTTGAGCCGGAGGACCTGCCGACAATTGGTGACTGGTTGCTGATTGAGTCGGAGACGCATCAACCTGTTTCATTACTGCAAAGAAAATCGTTGTTTCGGCGCATGGCGTCCGGTCGGGACGCCAGGGTTCAGTTGCTGGCGGCCAATGTCGATACGCTGTTTATTGTGACCTCTTGCAACCGGGACTTTAATCTTTCAAGACTTGAGCGCTATCTCGCGCTGGCTCTCGATGCCGGTGTTGAGCCGGTGCTGGTTTTAACAAAAGTTGATTTAATCGATTCGGTTGATGCCTTCCGGCAGGAAGCTGAATCCCTGAGACCCGGACTCGTTGTCGAACTGGTCAATTCCCGCGATCATGACTCGGTGGAAAATCTGCGCACCTGGTGTAGTGTCGGGCAAACTGTCGCCCTGGTCGGTTCATCCGGCGTCGGTAAATCGACGATCATCAATTCCCTTTGCGGTGAACAGCGCCAGGCAACCGGTGAGATCCGGGATGCCGACGCCAGGGGCCGGCATACGACAACGTCGCGCTCACTCCATTTTCTTCCCGATGGCGGCCTGCTTCTCGATAGCCCCGGGATGCGTGAGCTGCAGTTGAGTGAATGTGTCGAAGGCATTGCCGAGGTGTTTGATGAGGTCGAAGCGGTCGCCCGGCTATGCAAATTCCGTGATTGCCAGCACGAAGGCGAGAAGGGCTGTGCCATCGAAACTGCGCTCGAAAACGAAGAACTCGATCCGCGCCGGGTCGAAAACTATCTCAAACTGCAGGCTGAGCAGAAACGGATGAGTGAAACGCTAGTCGAAAAACGGCGGAAGGATAAAGCGTTTGGCAAAATGGTCAAAACGGCGATGTCGGTGAAGAAGAAAGGAAAGGGGGATTAG
- the hypF gene encoding carbamoyltransferase HypF: MILRKRIEIEGVVQGVGFRPFVYKMAQHWGISGFVLNNRRGVTIEAEGPFEKLAGFLWSVRSDIPPLASISRFDVSDIAAAGDQSFAILVSDDAPGSTEAQISPDTFVCDDCLSELFDSADRRYRYPFINCTNCGPRYSIVTGIPYDRPQTTMIDFKMCQACQEEYDDPQSRRFHAQPNACPVCGPQVRLLDAAGGEIETADPVAAAIAALKKGQIVAVKGIGGYHLAVDTENNAAIDELRRRKERDEKPFALMSCSIDEILTYTLADPDEVKLLAGVERPIVLLRKKENSGIGESVSPRNNYFGVMLPYAPLHYLLLQGQFRALVMTSGNVSDEPIAFEDIDARNRLAGIADCFLTHNRRIQTRSDDSIVRIVSGKTMMLRRSRGYVPRSLALSDKMPPVLATGAELKNTFCLTRGDRAYLGQHIGDLKNVDVYESFCRSIGHLEEILEVTPVAVAHDLHPDFYSTRYAEELAGIERVPVQHHHAHLASCLAENSFDGDAIGVIFDGLGLGIDGKIWGGEFLVGGYRSFKRMGHFSHIAMPGGDSAVREPYRMALSYLFRVYGDKLPDLPLVKAISKKELQLFQQMIEKGLNSPLTSSCGRLFDAVSALVGLRGEVSYEGQAALELEQVSDPMADGCYPFNLVKDAGGFCLDYDAMITAIVDDVLNGETTADIGGRFHNTITNVVLSATRHIWNITGLETVALSGGVFQNILLTEKVVQSLQDDGFTVLSHSRVPPNDGGLALGQAVIAAHQVGLYS, translated from the coding sequence GAAAAGCTGGCCGGGTTTCTCTGGTCGGTCCGGTCCGATATCCCGCCGCTCGCTTCGATTTCGCGGTTTGACGTTTCCGACATTGCAGCGGCCGGAGACCAGTCCTTTGCCATTCTCGTGAGCGACGATGCTCCCGGCTCCACCGAAGCGCAAATATCTCCCGACACCTTTGTTTGCGACGACTGCCTGAGCGAACTTTTTGATTCTGCCGACCGGCGCTACCGTTACCCTTTCATCAACTGCACCAATTGTGGTCCCCGATACAGCATTGTCACCGGTATCCCTTATGATCGTCCCCAGACAACCATGATCGATTTCAAGATGTGTCAGGCTTGTCAGGAGGAATACGATGACCCGCAATCCCGGAGGTTTCATGCTCAGCCGAATGCTTGTCCGGTGTGCGGTCCGCAGGTGCGCCTGCTCGATGCTGCCGGCGGTGAGATCGAAACGGCAGATCCGGTTGCCGCCGCAATCGCTGCCTTGAAAAAGGGACAGATCGTTGCCGTTAAAGGGATTGGCGGGTACCATCTTGCCGTCGATACTGAAAACAATGCGGCCATAGATGAGCTGCGTAGACGCAAAGAGCGCGATGAAAAACCGTTTGCGTTGATGTCCTGTTCTATCGACGAGATTCTCACCTATACGCTTGCCGATCCGGACGAAGTGAAACTGCTGGCCGGTGTCGAGCGGCCGATTGTCCTTTTACGGAAAAAAGAGAACAGCGGCATTGGCGAAAGTGTTTCACCCCGAAACAATTATTTCGGGGTGATGCTCCCTTATGCGCCACTCCATTATCTGCTGCTTCAGGGTCAGTTCAGGGCCCTGGTCATGACCAGCGGCAATGTTTCGGATGAACCGATTGCTTTCGAAGACATTGATGCCCGCAACCGCCTTGCCGGTATCGCCGATTGTTTCCTGACCCATAATCGGCGGATTCAGACACGCTCCGATGACTCGATAGTCCGTATTGTTTCGGGAAAGACCATGATGTTGCGTCGTTCCAGGGGGTATGTTCCGCGGTCGCTGGCTTTAAGCGATAAGATGCCGCCGGTTCTGGCGACCGGCGCCGAACTGAAAAACACGTTTTGTCTGACCCGGGGCGACAGGGCGTATCTGGGCCAGCATATCGGTGATCTGAAGAACGTTGACGTTTATGAATCTTTTTGCCGCTCGATCGGTCATCTTGAAGAGATTCTCGAGGTTACACCGGTGGCGGTTGCCCACGATCTCCATCCCGATTTTTACTCGACCCGATACGCCGAGGAACTAGCCGGAATCGAGCGGGTGCCGGTTCAGCACCACCATGCTCATCTCGCCAGTTGTCTTGCTGAAAATAGCTTTGATGGCGACGCGATCGGCGTCATTTTTGACGGTCTCGGTCTTGGCATTGACGGCAAGATCTGGGGTGGTGAGTTTCTTGTCGGCGGTTATCGCAGTTTCAAGCGGATGGGTCATTTTTCCCACATTGCAATGCCGGGCGGCGATTCAGCGGTCCGTGAACCATACCGGATGGCTTTGAGTTACCTGTTCCGGGTGTATGGCGACAAGTTGCCCGATCTTCCGCTGGTCAAGGCCATATCGAAAAAAGAATTGCAGCTGTTTCAGCAGATGATTGAAAAAGGGTTGAACTCACCATTGACCTCGAGTTGTGGTCGTCTGTTTGATGCCGTTTCCGCACTGGTCGGTTTGCGCGGCGAAGTCAGTTATGAAGGGCAGGCTGCTCTTGAGCTCGAACAGGTTTCCGACCCGATGGCCGACGGATGCTACCCCTTCAACCTGGTCAAGGACGCCGGCGGATTCTGCCTTGACTACGATGCAATGATCACGGCGATCGTTGATGATGTGCTCAATGGTGAAACAACCGCTGATATCGGCGGCCGTTTTCATAATACGATAACCAATGTCGTGCTTTCGGCGACGCGCCATATCTGGAATATCACCGGCCTGGAAACGGTCGCACTTTCCGGCGGCGTGTTCCAGAACATTTTACTGACGGAGAAGGTTGTGCAGTCACTTCAGGATGACGGCTTTACCGTACTGAGTCATTCCCGGGTGCCGCCGAATGATGGCGGGCTGGCCCTGGGGCAGGCGGTGATTGCCGCTCACCAGGTTGGATTATACTCATGA